Proteins encoded in a region of the Candidatus Polarisedimenticolia bacterium genome:
- a CDS encoding GlsB/YeaQ/YmgE family stress response membrane protein, with the protein MNWLVTIVIGGIVGWLGSMVTGTDARMGLFANIFVGIIGSALGFWIAGVLGFAAYGLIARWIVAVAGAAILIGLLKMLGFFK; encoded by the coding sequence ATGAACTGGCTCGTGACCATCGTCATCGGCGGGATCGTGGGTTGGCTCGGAAGCATGGTGACCGGCACCGACGCCCGGATGGGGCTGTTCGCCAACATCTTCGTGGGGATCATCGGCTCGGCCCTGGGGTTCTGGATCGCGGGGGTGTTGGGGTTCGCGGCCTATGGACTGATTGCGCGCTGGATCGTCGCGGTCGCCGGGGCCGCGATCCTGATCGGCCTGCTGAAGATGCTGGGATTCTTCAAGTAG
- a CDS encoding prohibitin family protein, translated as MGGLIFFLFLLILGAAVVSQVLRRRGFTVLGPDGRRTGAGPGRGVIAGALVLLALLVLIPASIRVVPVGRALVVFNTLTRSFRLARQGVTLVPPFITQTEQYDLRRMEYTMAAARGEGRKAQADDSLWSPTREGLQVGIDLTVWHHLDPLRLIDLHQKIGPDYEEKIIRPAVRSVIRLVISEYAVMDVYSSKRAVIQDEINDKVKKLVEKDGFIIDEVVLRDVRFTDEFAKAIEAKQIAQQAAEQMKYVLEKEQREAERKVIEAQGRARAIETVTAALQKNPYYIKYLYVDKLSDKISVIVSDQNTIMDLKGILDAKTAR; from the coding sequence ATGGGCGGGTTGATCTTCTTCCTGTTCCTCCTGATCCTCGGTGCCGCGGTCGTCAGCCAGGTCCTCAGGCGCCGCGGCTTCACCGTCCTGGGCCCCGACGGCCGTCGCACTGGAGCCGGCCCGGGACGCGGCGTCATCGCCGGCGCCCTGGTGCTCCTGGCTCTGCTGGTGCTGATCCCGGCGTCGATCCGGGTGGTGCCGGTGGGACGCGCGCTGGTGGTGTTCAACACGCTGACGCGCAGCTTCCGGCTGGCGCGGCAGGGGGTCACCCTGGTGCCGCCGTTCATCACCCAGACAGAGCAATACGACCTGCGCCGGATGGAGTACACCATGGCGGCGGCGCGCGGCGAGGGGCGCAAGGCGCAGGCGGACGACTCTCTCTGGTCGCCGACGCGGGAAGGGCTGCAGGTGGGGATCGATCTGACCGTCTGGCACCATCTCGACCCGCTGCGCCTCATCGATCTGCACCAGAAGATTGGCCCCGACTACGAGGAGAAGATCATCCGTCCCGCGGTGCGCTCGGTCATCCGCCTGGTGATCTCCGAGTACGCCGTCATGGACGTCTACTCCTCGAAGCGCGCTGTCATCCAGGACGAGATCAACGACAAGGTGAAGAAGCTGGTGGAGAAGGACGGCTTCATCATCGACGAGGTGGTGCTGCGCGACGTGCGCTTCACCGACGAGTTCGCCAAGGCGATCGAGGCGAAGCAGATCGCCCAGCAGGCGGCCGAGCAGATGAAATACGTGCTGGAGAAAGAGCAGCGCGAGGCGGAGCGCAAGGTGATCGAGGCGCAGGGTCGGGCGCGGGCCATCGAGACGGTGACGGCGGCGCTGCAGAAAAATCCCTACTACATCAAGTATCTCTACGTCGACAAGCTCTCCGACAAGATCTCGGTGATCGTATCGGACCAGAACACCATCATGGATCTCAAGGGAATCCTGGACGCCAAGACCGCGCGCTGA